In a single window of the Hippoglossus hippoglossus isolate fHipHip1 chromosome 7, fHipHip1.pri, whole genome shotgun sequence genome:
- the LOC117765128 gene encoding DENN domain-containing protein 2D-like isoform X5, translating into MSEAVTRRRGRGGAQNRWSEQPIGNIISDVAGNHGPIPSGEDEGGRQGALKRFSAMWSSFRRGRKDRSKDQEPAEPLGQTVEPNTSRQHRYFSGQYFFEYLVVVSLKKNKDGSNYEPQITYQFPKRDGMARSQKEDEEKTLKAITLFCFPEGISWAPLTEYHSETFSFVLTEVDGSRRNGYCRRLLPGGKGARPPEAYCIISSLACFGLFSKIFDEVEKRRQISMAMIYPFMQKLREAPFPAPGNTVEIKSFIPESGTEIISLTRPLDSWLEHVNFATLFDCLTDDEVLLVFAAAVLERRIIFIADELGTLSQVIHAVAALLYPFTWQHTLISIVPEILIDVVMAPTPYLLGVQKRLLDQAIDQSDLMVDLSEDKKKTFLFLTGDEASILPPKLQTEILEALSKRQEASTVEELNRVVSEAFLHFFVKTVGHYASYVKYRHGAQGVFEKRSFYKAIEPKTTRHFVKKFLQTQMFDLFIQEVEQQQPGPQQGIFHKKILEYEEKKKRDKARKH; encoded by the exons GTGAACAGCCCATAGGGAACATCATCTCTGATGTCGCTGGAAACCACG GTCCCATTCCATCAGGTGAAGATGAAGGTGGACGACAAGGGGCCCTCAAGAGGTTTAGTGCCATGTGGTCCTCCTTCCGCAGAGGCAGAAAAGACA GATCGAAAGACCAGGAGCCTGCAGAGCCACTCGGCCAAACAGTGGAACCCAACACATCCAGGCAGCACCGCTACTTCAGTGGTCAGTACTTCTTTGAGTATCTGGTGGTTGTCAGCCTCAAGAAGAACAAGGATGGAAGCAACTATGAGCCTCAGATCACCTACCAGTTTCCAAAG agggaTGGGATGGCCAGATCCcagaaggaggatgaagagaagacGCTAAAGGCaatcacattgttttgtttcccaGAAGGCATCAGCTGGGCTCCTTTAACAGAATACCACAG TGAGACCTTCTCCTTTGTTCTGACTGAGGTTGATGGCAGCAGAAGAAATGGATACTGCAGGAGGTTATTG CCCGGAGGGAAAGGAGCTCGTCCCCCGGAGGCGTACTGCATCATTAGCAGTCTGGCTTGTTTCGGCCTCTTTTCCAAG ATATTTGACGAGGTGGAGAAGCGGCGGCAGATCTCCATGGCTATGATCTATCCATTCATGCAGAAGCTGCGGGAGGCCCCATTCCCAGCTCCGGGAAACACTGTGGAGATTAAGAGCTTCATTCCTGAGTCGGGCACTGAG ATCATCAGTCTGACGCGTCCACTGGATTCATGGCTGGAACATGTGAACTTTGCCACACTTTTCGACTGCCTGACAGATGATGAGGTGTTACTGGTGTTCGCTGCCGCTGTCCTGGAGAGACGGATCATTTTCATCGCGGATGAACTGGG cacattaTCCCAAGTCATTCATGCAGTAGCAGCACTCCTTTACCCCTTCACCTGGCAGCACACCTTGATCTCCATTGTTCCTGAGATCCTGATTGATGTAGTGATGGCACCCACCCCCTATCTGCTGGGAGTCCAGAAGCGCCTGCTGGACCAGGCCATCGACCAGAGTGAT CTGATGGTCGACTTGTCTGAGGATAAAAAGAAGACCTTCCTTTTTTTG ACTGGGGATGAAGCCTCTATTCTGCCCCCAAAGCTCCAAACAGAAATACTAGAGGCACTAAGTAAAAGACAAGAAGCATCAA CGGTGGAGGAGCTGAACCGAGTGGTGTCGGAAGCCTTCCTGCATTTCTTTGTGAAAACAGTCGGCCATTACGCCTCATATGTGAAATACCGTCACGGGGCGCAGGGAGTGTTTGAAAAGAGAAGCTTCTACAAGGCCATTGAGCCCAAGACCACTCGACACTTTGTCAAGAAGTTCCTCCAGACACAGATGTTTGACCTGTTTATccaggaggtggagcagcagcagcctgggcCGCAGCAAG GAATATTCCACAAAAAGATCCTAGAATacgaagaaaagaagaaaagggacAAAGCAAGGAAACACTAA
- the LOC117765121 gene encoding targeting protein for Xklp2-like isoform X3: MAESDCGSADRYEFDAPSHVVDLKELENNDGDDQWFEQQVGGAEGRLTTPLRPDWPFMRSNSPNLPKVIVIPQVNTDVDSGPGTSTSPPPNLVTSWGAETATRANGRPKRRTANQPPAQPSRISKRKVTTTGSAPTQSAATPSKKSKPLCSSEEQELERIRNLQKEVALHRRQNEASYKAALAGNPPPKKVVLSMTVPKEFNFTTDNRIKATTSSSTADKEVDFISQLRKHSSPVKAMKGATIPKPFNLSRGNKRKVEGSGAYVPMAQQIEQYQKRTPDRYHLRSRQSQERGPHPVKGDQLKLTQPHTPHLMTRQRSRPTTVKSSAELEAEEVDQLHKFKFKALELNRKLLEGAEHLKKPAVKEPTVPEGFELQIEKRLQERQISKKSEEEERPHTFKSQPLPKRILEGVVGVPERKVLHPTVPESPAFALKKRVRVDRKVEEVKQPSPIKPPPVPHFGLPFQPRLPEHHHVEVCPFSFDERERERRAMKEKRLEEKRNEEVPQFKAQPLPDFESVLLPEKKKLEVTKPEPFRLLLDERGSVKNSRWEQMVKEEQKQQEEAATFKARPNTVTHKEPFLPKKPERAAAAVENFELSTERRARERQEYERLVSEKEALSELMEEEQRQEEEQQQKEEITRLRQEQVHKAQPVKHYKPVLVKKSDVPLTVPHTPKFSDRFRL; this comes from the exons ATGGCGGAAAGCGACTGTGGCTCCGCTGACCGATACGAGTTCGATGCTCCGTCCCACGTCGTCGActtgaaggagctggagaataACGACGGTGATGATCAGTGGTTCG AACAACAGGTCGGGGGAGCAGAGGGTCGCCTTACTACACCTTTAAGACCTGACTGGCCCTTTATGAGAAGCAATTCACCCAACCTGCCCAAAGTCATCGTGATTCCTCAAGTCAACACGGATGTAGACAGCG GTCCTGGCACATCCACATCTCCACCTCCAAACCTTGTCACATCGTGGGGAGCTGAAACTGCGACTCGGGCTAATGGCCGACCAAAGAGGAGGACGGCGAATCAACCCCCTGCCCAGCCAAGCAG GATTTCAAAACGTAAAGTGACAACAACCGGTTCAGCTCCAACACAGTCGGCTGCAACACCATCAAAGAAATCCAAACC GCTGTGCAGCTCTgaagaacaggagctggagcgcATCAGGAACCTCCAGAAGGAAGTGGCTCTGCACCGCAGACAGAACGAGGCCAGCTACAAAGCTGCTCTGGCTGGCA ATCCACCCCCGAAGAAGGTGGTCCTGTCCATGACTGTGCCTAAAGAATTCAATTTCACCACAGACAACCGCATTAAGGCGACTACTTCATCCAGTACAGCAGATAAAGAAGTGGACTTCATCAGTCAGCTTCGCAAACATTCCTCCCCA gtaaaGGCCATGAAAGGTGCCACTATACCCAAACCCTTCAACCTGTCGAGGGGCAACAAGAGAAAGGTGGAGGGGTCAGGAGCCTATGTGCCCATGGCTCAGCAGATTGAGCAGTACCAAAAACGAACCCCTGACCGCTACCATCTGCGTAGTCGCCAGAGTCAAGAGAGAGGGCCACATCCAGTGAAGGGCGACCAGCTGAAGCTCACCCAACCTCATACCCCACACCTGATGACCCGCCAGAGGAGCCGGCCCACCACTGTGAAGAGCAGTGCTGAGCTGGAGGCTGAAGAGGTGGACCAACTTCACAA GTTTAAATTCAAGGCTCTGGAGCTAAACAGGAAACTACTGGAAGGTGCAGAGCATTTGAAGAAGCCAGCCGTGAAGGAACCCACAGTACCTGAAGGCTTTGAGCTGCAGATTGAAAAAAGGCTCCAGGAGAGACAGATTTCCAAGaagtctgaggaagaagagaggccACATACCTTTAAATCCCAGCCTCTGCCCAAAAGGATCCTGGAAGGAGTCGTG GGAGTGCCAGAAAGGAAAGTTCTGCATCCAACTGTTCCAGAGTCTCCAGCTTTTGCTCTGAAGAAGAGGGTTCGTGTGGATCGCAAGGTCGAGGAA GTAAAACAGCCGTCACCAATCAAGCCCCCCCCAGTGCCTCACTTTGGCCTCCCCTTCCAGCCGCGGCTCCCAGAGCACCACCATGTGGAGGTCTGTCCTTTCTCCTTTGacgagagggagcgagagaggagggcaatgaaagaaaagaggctggaggagaagaggaatgaAGAG GTCCCTCAGTTCAAGGCCCAGCCGCTGCCAGACTTTGAGTCTGTGCTTCTCCCTgaaaagaagaagctggaggTCACAAAGCCGGAGCCCTTCAGACTTCTCCTGGATGAACGTGGTTCTGTGAAGAACAGTCGCTGGGAGCAGATG GTGAAAGAAGAGCAGAAGCAACAGGAGGAAGCAGCAACATTCAAAGCCAGACCCAACACCGTCACTCATAAAGAACCTTTCCTGCCCAAAAAGCCAGAGCGAGCTGCAGCAG CTGTGGAGAACTTTGAGCTGTCAACAGAGCGACGCGCCCGGGAGCGCCAGGAGTACGAGCGACTGGTCAGCGAGAAGGAGGCTCTTAGTGAGCtcatggaggaggagcagagacaagaggaggagcagcaacAAAAAGAGGAGATCACCAGGCTGCGGCAAGAACAG GTTCACAAGGCTCAGCCCGTCAAACACTACAAACCTGTTCTGGTTAAGAAGAGTGACGTTCCTCTCACGGTCCCTCACACTCCAAAGTTCTCTGATCGTTTCCGCCTGTGA
- the LOC117765121 gene encoding targeting protein for Xklp2-like isoform X1 has translation MAESDCGSADRYEFDAPSHVVDLKELENNDGDDQWFEQQVGGAEGRLTTPLRPDWPFMRSNSPNLPKVIVIPQVNTDVDSGPGTSTSPPPNLVTSWGAETATRANGRPKRRTANQPPAQPSRISKRKVTTTGSAPTQSAATPSKKSKPFRSPVARPARKSSSVLRRSGQTNSRTAPKTGTVASKTGKTELCSSEEQELERIRNLQKEVALHRRQNEASYKAALAGNPPPKKVVLSMTVPKEFNFTTDNRIKATTSSSTADKEVDFISQLRKHSSPVKAMKGATIPKPFNLSRGNKRKVEGSGAYVPMAQQIEQYQKRTPDRYHLRSRQSQERGPHPVKGDQLKLTQPHTPHLMTRQRSRPTTVKSSAELEAEEVDQLHKFKFKALELNRKLLEGAEHLKKPAVKEPTVPEGFELQIEKRLQERQISKKSEEEERPHTFKSQPLPKRILEGVVGVPERKVLHPTVPESPAFALKKRVRVDRKVEEVKQPSPIKPPPVPHFGLPFQPRLPEHHHVEVCPFSFDERERERRAMKEKRLEEKRNEEVPQFKAQPLPDFESVLLPEKKKLEVTKPEPFRLLLDERGSVKNSRWEQMVKEEQKQQEEAATFKARPNTVTHKEPFLPKKPERAAAAVENFELSTERRARERQEYERLVSEKEALSELMEEEQRQEEEQQQKEEITRLRQEQVHKAQPVKHYKPVLVKKSDVPLTVPHTPKFSDRFRL, from the exons ATGGCGGAAAGCGACTGTGGCTCCGCTGACCGATACGAGTTCGATGCTCCGTCCCACGTCGTCGActtgaaggagctggagaataACGACGGTGATGATCAGTGGTTCG AACAACAGGTCGGGGGAGCAGAGGGTCGCCTTACTACACCTTTAAGACCTGACTGGCCCTTTATGAGAAGCAATTCACCCAACCTGCCCAAAGTCATCGTGATTCCTCAAGTCAACACGGATGTAGACAGCG GTCCTGGCACATCCACATCTCCACCTCCAAACCTTGTCACATCGTGGGGAGCTGAAACTGCGACTCGGGCTAATGGCCGACCAAAGAGGAGGACGGCGAATCAACCCCCTGCCCAGCCAAGCAG GATTTCAAAACGTAAAGTGACAACAACCGGTTCAGCTCCAACACAGTCGGCTGCAACACCATCAAAGAAATCCAAACC TTTTAGGAGTCCTGTTGCCAGACCAGCTCGAAAATCCAGTAGTGTCCTCCGCAGAAGTGGACAGACAAATTCCAGGACTGCACCTAAGACTGGGACAGTAGCTTCCAAAACTGGGAAGACAGA GCTGTGCAGCTCTgaagaacaggagctggagcgcATCAGGAACCTCCAGAAGGAAGTGGCTCTGCACCGCAGACAGAACGAGGCCAGCTACAAAGCTGCTCTGGCTGGCA ATCCACCCCCGAAGAAGGTGGTCCTGTCCATGACTGTGCCTAAAGAATTCAATTTCACCACAGACAACCGCATTAAGGCGACTACTTCATCCAGTACAGCAGATAAAGAAGTGGACTTCATCAGTCAGCTTCGCAAACATTCCTCCCCA gtaaaGGCCATGAAAGGTGCCACTATACCCAAACCCTTCAACCTGTCGAGGGGCAACAAGAGAAAGGTGGAGGGGTCAGGAGCCTATGTGCCCATGGCTCAGCAGATTGAGCAGTACCAAAAACGAACCCCTGACCGCTACCATCTGCGTAGTCGCCAGAGTCAAGAGAGAGGGCCACATCCAGTGAAGGGCGACCAGCTGAAGCTCACCCAACCTCATACCCCACACCTGATGACCCGCCAGAGGAGCCGGCCCACCACTGTGAAGAGCAGTGCTGAGCTGGAGGCTGAAGAGGTGGACCAACTTCACAA GTTTAAATTCAAGGCTCTGGAGCTAAACAGGAAACTACTGGAAGGTGCAGAGCATTTGAAGAAGCCAGCCGTGAAGGAACCCACAGTACCTGAAGGCTTTGAGCTGCAGATTGAAAAAAGGCTCCAGGAGAGACAGATTTCCAAGaagtctgaggaagaagagaggccACATACCTTTAAATCCCAGCCTCTGCCCAAAAGGATCCTGGAAGGAGTCGTG GGAGTGCCAGAAAGGAAAGTTCTGCATCCAACTGTTCCAGAGTCTCCAGCTTTTGCTCTGAAGAAGAGGGTTCGTGTGGATCGCAAGGTCGAGGAA GTAAAACAGCCGTCACCAATCAAGCCCCCCCCAGTGCCTCACTTTGGCCTCCCCTTCCAGCCGCGGCTCCCAGAGCACCACCATGTGGAGGTCTGTCCTTTCTCCTTTGacgagagggagcgagagaggagggcaatgaaagaaaagaggctggaggagaagaggaatgaAGAG GTCCCTCAGTTCAAGGCCCAGCCGCTGCCAGACTTTGAGTCTGTGCTTCTCCCTgaaaagaagaagctggaggTCACAAAGCCGGAGCCCTTCAGACTTCTCCTGGATGAACGTGGTTCTGTGAAGAACAGTCGCTGGGAGCAGATG GTGAAAGAAGAGCAGAAGCAACAGGAGGAAGCAGCAACATTCAAAGCCAGACCCAACACCGTCACTCATAAAGAACCTTTCCTGCCCAAAAAGCCAGAGCGAGCTGCAGCAG CTGTGGAGAACTTTGAGCTGTCAACAGAGCGACGCGCCCGGGAGCGCCAGGAGTACGAGCGACTGGTCAGCGAGAAGGAGGCTCTTAGTGAGCtcatggaggaggagcagagacaagaggaggagcagcaacAAAAAGAGGAGATCACCAGGCTGCGGCAAGAACAG GTTCACAAGGCTCAGCCCGTCAAACACTACAAACCTGTTCTGGTTAAGAAGAGTGACGTTCCTCTCACGGTCCCTCACACTCCAAAGTTCTCTGATCGTTTCCGCCTGTGA
- the LOC117765121 gene encoding targeting protein for Xklp2-like isoform X2, translating to MAESDCGSADRYEFDAPSHVVDLKELENNDGDDQWFEQQVGGAEGRLTTPLRPDWPFMRSNSPNLPKVIVIPQVNTDVDSGPGTSTSPPPNLVTSWGAETATRANGRPKRRTANQPPAQPSRISKRKVTTTGSAPTQSAATPSKKSKPSPVARPARKSSSVLRRSGQTNSRTAPKTGTVASKTGKTELCSSEEQELERIRNLQKEVALHRRQNEASYKAALAGNPPPKKVVLSMTVPKEFNFTTDNRIKATTSSSTADKEVDFISQLRKHSSPVKAMKGATIPKPFNLSRGNKRKVEGSGAYVPMAQQIEQYQKRTPDRYHLRSRQSQERGPHPVKGDQLKLTQPHTPHLMTRQRSRPTTVKSSAELEAEEVDQLHKFKFKALELNRKLLEGAEHLKKPAVKEPTVPEGFELQIEKRLQERQISKKSEEEERPHTFKSQPLPKRILEGVVGVPERKVLHPTVPESPAFALKKRVRVDRKVEEVKQPSPIKPPPVPHFGLPFQPRLPEHHHVEVCPFSFDERERERRAMKEKRLEEKRNEEVPQFKAQPLPDFESVLLPEKKKLEVTKPEPFRLLLDERGSVKNSRWEQMVKEEQKQQEEAATFKARPNTVTHKEPFLPKKPERAAAAVENFELSTERRARERQEYERLVSEKEALSELMEEEQRQEEEQQQKEEITRLRQEQVHKAQPVKHYKPVLVKKSDVPLTVPHTPKFSDRFRL from the exons ATGGCGGAAAGCGACTGTGGCTCCGCTGACCGATACGAGTTCGATGCTCCGTCCCACGTCGTCGActtgaaggagctggagaataACGACGGTGATGATCAGTGGTTCG AACAACAGGTCGGGGGAGCAGAGGGTCGCCTTACTACACCTTTAAGACCTGACTGGCCCTTTATGAGAAGCAATTCACCCAACCTGCCCAAAGTCATCGTGATTCCTCAAGTCAACACGGATGTAGACAGCG GTCCTGGCACATCCACATCTCCACCTCCAAACCTTGTCACATCGTGGGGAGCTGAAACTGCGACTCGGGCTAATGGCCGACCAAAGAGGAGGACGGCGAATCAACCCCCTGCCCAGCCAAGCAG GATTTCAAAACGTAAAGTGACAACAACCGGTTCAGCTCCAACACAGTCGGCTGCAACACCATCAAAGAAATCCAAACC GAGTCCTGTTGCCAGACCAGCTCGAAAATCCAGTAGTGTCCTCCGCAGAAGTGGACAGACAAATTCCAGGACTGCACCTAAGACTGGGACAGTAGCTTCCAAAACTGGGAAGACAGA GCTGTGCAGCTCTgaagaacaggagctggagcgcATCAGGAACCTCCAGAAGGAAGTGGCTCTGCACCGCAGACAGAACGAGGCCAGCTACAAAGCTGCTCTGGCTGGCA ATCCACCCCCGAAGAAGGTGGTCCTGTCCATGACTGTGCCTAAAGAATTCAATTTCACCACAGACAACCGCATTAAGGCGACTACTTCATCCAGTACAGCAGATAAAGAAGTGGACTTCATCAGTCAGCTTCGCAAACATTCCTCCCCA gtaaaGGCCATGAAAGGTGCCACTATACCCAAACCCTTCAACCTGTCGAGGGGCAACAAGAGAAAGGTGGAGGGGTCAGGAGCCTATGTGCCCATGGCTCAGCAGATTGAGCAGTACCAAAAACGAACCCCTGACCGCTACCATCTGCGTAGTCGCCAGAGTCAAGAGAGAGGGCCACATCCAGTGAAGGGCGACCAGCTGAAGCTCACCCAACCTCATACCCCACACCTGATGACCCGCCAGAGGAGCCGGCCCACCACTGTGAAGAGCAGTGCTGAGCTGGAGGCTGAAGAGGTGGACCAACTTCACAA GTTTAAATTCAAGGCTCTGGAGCTAAACAGGAAACTACTGGAAGGTGCAGAGCATTTGAAGAAGCCAGCCGTGAAGGAACCCACAGTACCTGAAGGCTTTGAGCTGCAGATTGAAAAAAGGCTCCAGGAGAGACAGATTTCCAAGaagtctgaggaagaagagaggccACATACCTTTAAATCCCAGCCTCTGCCCAAAAGGATCCTGGAAGGAGTCGTG GGAGTGCCAGAAAGGAAAGTTCTGCATCCAACTGTTCCAGAGTCTCCAGCTTTTGCTCTGAAGAAGAGGGTTCGTGTGGATCGCAAGGTCGAGGAA GTAAAACAGCCGTCACCAATCAAGCCCCCCCCAGTGCCTCACTTTGGCCTCCCCTTCCAGCCGCGGCTCCCAGAGCACCACCATGTGGAGGTCTGTCCTTTCTCCTTTGacgagagggagcgagagaggagggcaatgaaagaaaagaggctggaggagaagaggaatgaAGAG GTCCCTCAGTTCAAGGCCCAGCCGCTGCCAGACTTTGAGTCTGTGCTTCTCCCTgaaaagaagaagctggaggTCACAAAGCCGGAGCCCTTCAGACTTCTCCTGGATGAACGTGGTTCTGTGAAGAACAGTCGCTGGGAGCAGATG GTGAAAGAAGAGCAGAAGCAACAGGAGGAAGCAGCAACATTCAAAGCCAGACCCAACACCGTCACTCATAAAGAACCTTTCCTGCCCAAAAAGCCAGAGCGAGCTGCAGCAG CTGTGGAGAACTTTGAGCTGTCAACAGAGCGACGCGCCCGGGAGCGCCAGGAGTACGAGCGACTGGTCAGCGAGAAGGAGGCTCTTAGTGAGCtcatggaggaggagcagagacaagaggaggagcagcaacAAAAAGAGGAGATCACCAGGCTGCGGCAAGAACAG GTTCACAAGGCTCAGCCCGTCAAACACTACAAACCTGTTCTGGTTAAGAAGAGTGACGTTCCTCTCACGGTCCCTCACACTCCAAAGTTCTCTGATCGTTTCCGCCTGTGA